From the Cryptomeria japonica chromosome 2, Sugi_1.0, whole genome shotgun sequence genome, one window contains:
- the LOC131071372 gene encoding uncharacterized protein LOC131071372, which translates to METLRVVGIGSPVMSNNGGGSHYVYESACSSPVYMSAPSSPGRNRAGFFFSAPASPVRSPPRKQSPKMEEDGVFREDAASPSGSGSDFEFSARFSEFDGGAASADELFCNGLIRPMKLSAHLEKPQALRPLIDLEDEGEDLEEESAERCRERGLCRDKSRHRRTRSLSPLRSLPQWHLPGSEAEVSKLEENEDEEKAKNGEAAAVASSKKGKSGSKRWMSLKDFLYRSKSEGRGHTREKLWALSFSSSPAKQQHLSSTKASSKKTSQEGSGASSAKQAEKFKVKNKNASNSVPNSGNQSNRNVNGPGARRVPVSAHELHYTANRAQAEELRRKTYLPYRQGLFGCLGFSSKSYTTINGFARSLHPTLS; encoded by the coding sequence ATGGAGACGTTGCGGGTTGTTGGGATTGGATCGCCTGTCATGAGCAACAATGGCGGTGGAAGTCATTATGTGTACGAGAGTGCCTGTAGTTCACCTGTTTATATGAGTGCACCTTCTAGTCCTGGTCGAAATCGAGCCGGATTTTTCTTCAGCGCTCCTGCTAGTCCTGTTCGTTCGCCTCCCCGAAAACAGAGCCCGAAAATGGAGGAGGATGGGGTTTTTCGGGAGGATGCGGCGTCACCTAGCGGCTCTGGTTCGGATTTCGAGTTTAGTGCTCGGTTTTCTGAGTTTGATGGAGGTGCTGCTTCTGCAGATGAGCTTTTCTGTAATGGCCTGATTCGGCCTATGAAGCTCAGTGCGCATCTGGAGAAACCCCAGGCTTTGAGGCCGCTTATTGATCTGGAGGATGAGGGGGAAGATCTGGAGGAAGAGAGCGCTGAGAGATGCAGAGAAAGGGGGCTTTGCCGTGACAAATCACGGCACAGGCGGACTAGGTCTCTTTCGCCTTTGCGAAGCTTGCCGCAATGGCATCTGCCAGGGTCTGAAGCTGAGGTTTCGAAAttggaagaaaatgaagatgagGAAAAGGCTAAAAATGGCGAAGCAGCTGCTGTGGCTTCGTCTAAGAAGGGGAAATCCGGGTCGAAAAGATGGATGAGCCTTAAAGATTTTCTTTACAGGAGTAAGAGTGAGGGCAGAGGCCACACCAGGGAGAAGCTCTGGGCGCTTTCTTTTTCCAGTAGCCCTGCAAAGCAGCAGCATTTGTCTTCCACCAAGGCTTCTTCAAAGAAAACCTCTCAGGAAGGCTCAGGCGCTTCTTCGGCCAAGCAGGCTGAAAAATTTAAGGTCAAGAACAAGAATGCTTCAAATTCTGTGCCGAATTCTGGAAACCAGAGCAACAGAAATGTTAATGGCCCCGGCGCAAGGAGGGTTCCGGTCTCTGCTCACGAGCTTCATTATACTGCAAATAGAGCGCAGGCGGAGGAGCTGCGGCGTAAGACTTATTTGCCCTACCGGCAGGGGCTGTTCGGGTGCCTGGGTTTCAGTTCGAAGAGCTACACCACCATTAATGGATTTGCAAGATCTCTGCATCCAACTCTCTCTTAA